The sequence AAAGCGGGTTCCCGGCACGCGGACGAGGTCGTCGAGCCAGCGCACGACGTGGCCGACGCGCTCGACCTCGGCGGTGCGCACCAGGTGCTGCTCGGCCATCTGCTCGGCCTCGACGACGGGGTCCTGGGACGACCAGGGCTGCACGGACGTGGTGGCGGCGGACACGGGTGGCCACAACCTGCGCACGGACGCCGGCGTTGCAACCCATCCACGGAGTTTTCACGCGCTACTGCGCCAGCAAGACCGTCACCGAGCCCGCCGCGAAGGTCGCCGCAACCAGGTCGTCGTCGCCGTCGCCGTCGAGATCGCCGGCCAGCAGCCGCACGGCGGGCGCATCGAGGTCGTGGCTGCCGGTGGACACGATCGCCGAGGTGGTGTCGATGCGCAGGGTCGAGAGCGTGGGCAGGTCCTCGAGCACGACGCCGATGGCGTCGGCGTGGCCGCCGATCGCGGCGTCGAACGGCGCCGACGGCAGATCGAACGCCGCCTGCGCGACGTAGGCGCCATCGATGCGCAGCAACGGTTGCAGCGCATGATCGGCGCGGCTGGTCACGAGCAGCTCGTCGGTGCCGCTGGCATCGAAGTCGGCGGCATCGATCGAGAACGGCGCCACGCTCTCCGACAGCACCTCGAGCGGCGACCAGCCGGGGCCAGCGACGCTGCGCACCACCCCCAGCGCGCCGTCGTCGACCAGCACCACGTCGACGGCAGCGCTGCCGTCGACCTGCGCGAGCTCGAGTCCCGCGGGCTCGAACCCCGGCGGCGTCGCCAAGGTCGTGCTGCTGATCGGCCACGGCGTCGCGTCGTCGGTCGCGAGCGCGAGGTGTAGCTGCACGCCGTCACCGCCCGCGTCCACGGTGAGCATCACGAGGTCGTCACGGTCGTCGCCGTCGAAATCCGCGAAGCGACTCGATCGCAGCGCGCCCGAGGTCCAACTCGCGATGACATCGGCCGGTGAGAAGGTGCCGTCACCATTGCCGCGCGCGAACACGCCCTGCGCGTCGCAGGTGCCATAGAAGAGGTCGTCGATGCCGTCGTCGTCGATCGCTCCGACCACCGGGAACGCGCTGCAGGCCGGCACCGTGGCGTCGATCGGATCGCCGAAGCCACCGGCACCGTCGCCCTGCAGCGTCGCCGCCGCAACCACGCCGGCCTGGGTTCCGGTCACCAACAGATCGAGCACGCCGTCACCGTCGAAGTCCCCGAGCGCGAGCGCGAGCGGATCGAAGTCGATCGCCAGCGCGTGGGCCTGCGGCGGACCGAACGGGTCGAGCTCGCCGCCGCTGGACGAGCCCTCGGCGCCCGAGCTGCCGGAGGAGCTGTCGGGGTCCACGGTGGTTGCGGTCGCCGTCGTGGTCGGCCCCGAGGTGGTCGAGGCGCTGCCGGAGGGCCCGCTCGCGTCGGCGGACGCAAACGTGGTCTCGCCGCCGTCGCTCGAGCTGCCGTCGCCGGTGCCGGTGCCGACGTCGTCGCCGCACGCGGGCGCGACCACGCACCACAGCACCACCACCCGCGCCCATCCTCGCTGTCCAACCATGGGTTCCAAGGTGCCCGCCGTCGCGGGCGACCGCAAGGGTCGAGCGCGCGCCGCCGGCGGAGCGCGGACGCACATCGGGCCGACGTCGAACGAGACCGCCGCGCGACCGATCACGGAATCGCGGTGCGCCGTCCATCGCTGCACCACCGCGAGCGCGCGCGTCGACCATCGCGCTCAGTTCGGGGTGACCCGTGCTGGAACCCCTCGCGAGCCGGGGGCGGCGCCCGTGCTACGCTGACCGACGGGTCGTAGCTCCCTAAAAGATGGCGCGGATGATCACCACGGCGGCGACCGTGCTGGGCCTGCTGCTCACGCTCGCGTTGCCCATCTACCCCGACGGCATCACGCCGCTCATCGCCGGCTTCCTCGCGCTGTGCGGCATCGCGG is a genomic window of Deltaproteobacteria bacterium containing:
- a CDS encoding VCBS repeat-containing protein, producing MVGQRGWARVVVLWCVVAPACGDDVGTGTGDGSSSDGGETTFASADASGPSGSASTTSGPTTTATATTVDPDSSSGSSGAEGSSSGGELDPFGPPQAHALAIDFDPLALALGDFDGDGVLDLLVTGTQAGVVAAATLQGDGAGGFGDPIDATVPACSAFPVVGAIDDDGIDDLFYGTCDAQGVFARGNGDGTFSPADVIASWTSGALRSSRFADFDGDDRDDLVMLTVDAGGDGVQLHLALATDDATPWPISSTTLATPPGFEPAGLELAQVDGSAAVDVVLVDDGALGVVRSVAGPGWSPLEVLSESVAPFSIDAADFDASGTDELLVTSRADHALQPLLRIDGAYVAQAAFDLPSAPFDAAIGGHADAIGVVLEDLPTLSTLRIDTTSAIVSTGSHDLDAPAVRLLAGDLDGDGDDDLVAATFAAGSVTVLLAQ